The Streptomyces sp. NBC_00162 genome window below encodes:
- a CDS encoding 5-(carboxyamino)imidazole ribonucleotide synthase, which yields MVGGGQLARMTHEAGIPLGIRFKILSDTPQDSAAQVVSDVVIGDYRDLETLRAFARGCDVITFDHEHVPTEHLRALEADGIPVRPGPDALVHAQDKGVMRAKLDEIGAPSPRHRIVSDPADVAAFADEVGGFPVILKTVRGGYDGKGVWFVRTPEDAEAPFRAGVPVLAEEKVEYVRELAANIVRSPHGQAVAYPVVESVQVDGVCDTVIAPAPNLSEELAGEAQGLALRIAKELGVTGHLAVELFETVDGRILVNELAMRPHNSGHWTQDGAITSQFANHVRAVLDLPLGDPRSRAKWTVMANVLGGDYPDMYAAYLHCMAHDPQLKIHMYGKDVKHGRKVGHVNTYGDDLDDVLERARHAADYLRGTVTE from the coding sequence ATGGTCGGCGGCGGACAGCTCGCCCGCATGACCCACGAGGCGGGCATCCCCCTCGGCATCAGATTCAAGATCCTCAGTGACACCCCACAGGACTCGGCGGCCCAGGTCGTGAGCGACGTCGTCATCGGCGACTATCGCGATCTGGAGACGTTGCGCGCCTTCGCGCGCGGCTGCGACGTGATCACCTTCGATCACGAGCACGTACCCACCGAGCACCTCAGGGCCCTGGAGGCGGACGGCATCCCCGTCCGCCCGGGGCCCGATGCGTTGGTGCACGCCCAGGACAAGGGGGTGATGCGCGCCAAGCTCGACGAGATCGGCGCGCCGAGCCCCCGCCACCGGATCGTGAGCGATCCGGCGGACGTGGCGGCCTTCGCGGACGAGGTGGGCGGCTTCCCGGTCATCCTCAAGACGGTGCGCGGCGGGTACGACGGCAAGGGCGTGTGGTTCGTCCGCACCCCGGAGGACGCGGAGGCCCCCTTCAGGGCGGGCGTCCCGGTCCTCGCGGAGGAGAAGGTCGAGTACGTCCGCGAGCTCGCGGCCAACATCGTCCGCTCCCCGCACGGCCAGGCGGTGGCCTACCCCGTCGTGGAGTCCGTCCAGGTGGACGGGGTCTGCGACACGGTGATCGCTCCCGCCCCGAACCTCTCCGAGGAGCTGGCGGGCGAGGCCCAGGGCCTGGCCCTGCGCATCGCCAAGGAGCTCGGCGTGACCGGCCACCTGGCCGTGGAGCTGTTCGAGACCGTCGACGGCCGCATCCTCGTCAACGAACTGGCCATGCGCCCGCACAACAGCGGCCACTGGACCCAGGACGGGGCCATCACCTCGCAGTTCGCCAACCACGTACGCGCGGTCCTGGACCTCCCGCTGGGCGACCCGCGCTCCCGCGCCAAGTGGACGGTCATGGCGAACGTGCTGGGCGGGGACTACCCCGACATGTACGCGGCGTACCTGCACTGCATGGCCCACGACCCCCAGCTGAAGATCCACATGTACGGCAAGGACGTGAAACACGGCCGCAAGGTCGGCCACGTCAACACCTACGGCGACGACCTGGACGATGTGCTGGAGCGCGCACGCCACGCTGCCGACTACCTCCGAGGAACGGTCACCGAATGA
- a CDS encoding GtrA family protein has product MSTPGNGSVLERVRGLVREVAKFGAVGGLGVLVNLGVFNLIRNTTDLQVVRASVIATVVAIATNYLGFRYFAYRDRAQSGRTRELALFAAFSAIGLVIENGVLYTATYGFGWGGPVATNVFKFIGIGTATVFRFWSYRTWVFKALPPTAEAEPIPEPAPLPKPERKPMPEPEPEPAAS; this is encoded by the coding sequence ATGAGCACGCCGGGGAACGGATCTGTTCTCGAACGCGTACGCGGCCTCGTTCGGGAGGTCGCCAAGTTCGGGGCGGTCGGCGGTCTGGGTGTGCTGGTCAACCTGGGTGTCTTCAACCTGATCCGCAACACGACCGACCTCCAGGTGGTGCGCGCGAGCGTGATAGCCACCGTGGTCGCCATCGCCACGAACTACCTCGGCTTCCGCTACTTCGCCTACCGGGACCGCGCCCAGAGCGGCCGGACCCGCGAGCTGGCCCTGTTCGCCGCCTTCAGCGCGATCGGCCTCGTGATCGAGAACGGCGTGCTGTACACGGCCACGTACGGCTTCGGCTGGGGCGGACCGGTCGCCACCAATGTGTTCAAGTTCATCGGCATCGGCACCGCGACCGTCTTCCGCTTCTGGTCGTACCGGACCTGGGTCTTCAAGGCCCTGCCCCCGACCGCGGAGGCCGAGCCGATACCCGAGCCGGCGCCGCTGCCCAAGCCGGAGCGCAAGCCGATGCCCGAGCCGGAACCGGAACCCGCGGCGAGCTAG
- a CDS encoding dipeptidase has product MSAAQRLDEAHELLAEHPVVDGHNDLPWALRQQVRYDLAQRDIADDQSAHLHTDIPRLRAGGVGAQFWSVYVRSDYAGDEAVSATLEQIDVVAQLIDRYPGDLVRALTADDMEAARAGGRIASLMGAEGGHSINNSLATLRALHQLGVRYMTLTHNDTIDWADSATDEPRHGGLTDFGREVVREMNRVGMLVDLSHVAATTMRDALAVSAAPVVFSHSSARAVCDHPRNIPDDVLALLPANGGVAMATFVPKFILPAAVEWTQAADENLRAHGFHHLDTTPEAMALHRAFEAERPRPVATAATVADHLGHMREVAGIDHIGIGGDYDGTAFTPSGLDDVAGYPNLIAELLARGWSKADLAKLTWSNAVRVLRDAEAVARDLSASRGPSNAVI; this is encoded by the coding sequence GTGAGCGCGGCGCAGCGCCTGGACGAGGCGCACGAGCTGCTGGCCGAGCACCCCGTCGTGGACGGCCACAACGACCTGCCCTGGGCGCTGCGTCAGCAGGTGCGCTACGACCTGGCACAACGGGACATCGCGGACGACCAGTCCGCCCACCTGCACACCGACATCCCCCGGCTGCGCGCCGGCGGGGTCGGCGCGCAGTTCTGGTCCGTCTACGTCCGCTCCGACTACGCCGGCGACGAGGCGGTCAGCGCCACCCTGGAGCAGATCGACGTCGTCGCCCAGCTGATCGACCGTTACCCCGGCGACCTCGTACGGGCGCTGACGGCGGACGACATGGAGGCGGCCCGCGCCGGCGGCCGGATCGCCTCCCTGATGGGCGCCGAGGGCGGCCACTCCATCAACAACTCGCTCGCCACCCTGCGCGCCCTGCACCAGCTGGGCGTGCGGTACATGACGCTCACGCACAACGACACCATCGACTGGGCGGATTCGGCGACCGACGAGCCCCGGCACGGCGGCCTGACGGACTTCGGCCGCGAGGTCGTCCGCGAGATGAACCGCGTCGGCATGCTGGTGGACCTCTCGCACGTGGCCGCGACGACGATGCGCGACGCGCTCGCCGTCTCGGCCGCGCCGGTGGTCTTCTCGCACTCCTCGGCGCGCGCGGTCTGCGACCACCCGCGCAACATCCCCGACGACGTGCTGGCGCTGCTCCCGGCCAACGGCGGGGTGGCGATGGCCACTTTCGTCCCGAAGTTCATCCTCCCGGCAGCCGTCGAGTGGACGCAGGCCGCGGACGAGAACCTGCGGGCCCACGGCTTCCACCACCTGGACACCACGCCCGAGGCGATGGCCCTGCACCGGGCCTTCGAGGCGGAGCGCCCGCGCCCGGTGGCCACGGCCGCCACGGTCGCCGACCACCTGGGCCACATGCGCGAGGTGGCCGGGATCGACCACATCGGCATCGGCGGGGACTACGACGGCACGGCCTTCACCCCGTCCGGGCTGGACGACGTGGCGGGCTACCCGAACCTGATCGCGGAGCTGCTCGCGCGCGGCTGGTCGAAGGCCGACCTGGCGAAGCTGACCTGGTCCAACGCGGTCCGGGTACTGCGCGACGCGGAGGCGGTGGCGCGGGACCTGTCGGCATCCCGGGGCCCGTCGAACGCGGTGATCTAG
- a CDS encoding calcium-binding protein, giving the protein MLTSITGLRRRLGLTCTATAAAVALVVAGPGAALGAPGDLDPTFGAGDGIVITDLAYYEDSPDMVLQPDGKILTVGTLTPAEGGDSAFSLLRYNADGSPDTTFGDGGAVATTISSGDSGQALTLQPDGKIVVAGSSIVEQNGIAWGQFTLLRYLPNGTLDTTFGNAGRVFPDFGQGSSGAAVRVLGNGRILAAGGAQGGFALARLMPDGSLDNTFGGGDGRVTSPFAVGGASVQDLALQSDGTIVAVGTAGYVPPAYSTDVVMARYTPDGSPDTGFDGDGQLLLDWGTAIDAANGVVLQPDSKIVVSGYSSEGFTTARFNTNGTPDTTFGGDGRVGTTFEAGSGTANDVALQSDGKIVAAGGGAGTGDPHDFAVVRYNTDGSLDSTFSGDGKVTTDVGPFYEDDWEQGQALVIQPDGKLVVAGVTEDGTARGVIRYEVSGTTPPPATADLLVTKTGTPATVALGDTVTYTVKVTNKSASTATATGVQLTDSLTGTGNGTILSATTSQGSCTNTPSQATCALGSLAPNTTATVTITAEPSRVGALTDTATASATQSDPVPADNTASAATTVNNTRGCTITGTSGNDTINGTFSNEVICALSGNDTVNAGFGNDTVHAGPGNDRVDGGYGDDTLFGGPGSDNLIGNFGNDRLNTVDGVPANDTANGGYNTDTCTTDTGDTRVSCP; this is encoded by the coding sequence ATGCTCACCTCGATCACCGGTCTCCGCAGAAGACTCGGCCTGACCTGCACGGCGACCGCAGCGGCCGTGGCGCTCGTGGTCGCCGGGCCGGGCGCGGCGCTGGGGGCGCCGGGCGACCTGGACCCGACGTTCGGCGCGGGCGACGGGATCGTCATCACCGACCTCGCCTACTACGAGGACAGCCCGGACATGGTGCTCCAGCCCGACGGCAAGATCCTCACCGTCGGGACCCTGACACCGGCCGAGGGCGGCGACAGCGCCTTCTCGCTGCTCCGCTACAACGCGGACGGATCCCCGGACACCACCTTCGGCGACGGCGGCGCGGTGGCGACGACCATCAGCTCCGGTGACTCGGGCCAGGCGCTGACGCTCCAGCCGGACGGGAAGATCGTCGTGGCCGGCTCCAGCATCGTCGAGCAGAACGGCATCGCCTGGGGCCAGTTCACCCTGCTGCGCTACCTCCCGAACGGCACCCTGGACACGACCTTCGGCAACGCCGGCCGGGTGTTCCCGGACTTCGGCCAAGGCTCCTCGGGGGCCGCGGTGCGGGTGCTGGGCAACGGCAGGATCCTCGCCGCCGGAGGGGCCCAGGGCGGCTTCGCGCTGGCGCGCCTGATGCCCGACGGCAGCCTGGACAACACCTTCGGCGGCGGGGACGGCCGGGTGACGAGCCCATTCGCGGTCGGCGGCGCATCGGTCCAGGACCTGGCGCTGCAGTCCGACGGAACCATCGTCGCCGTGGGCACGGCGGGGTACGTGCCCCCCGCCTACAGCACCGACGTGGTCATGGCCCGCTACACCCCGGACGGCAGCCCGGACACCGGCTTCGACGGCGACGGGCAGCTGCTCCTCGACTGGGGAACCGCGATCGACGCCGCGAACGGCGTGGTGCTGCAGCCGGACAGCAAGATCGTCGTGTCCGGCTACAGCTCCGAGGGCTTCACGACGGCCCGCTTCAACACCAACGGCACCCCGGACACCACCTTCGGCGGTGACGGCCGGGTGGGCACCACCTTCGAGGCCGGTTCCGGCACCGCCAATGACGTGGCACTCCAGTCCGACGGCAAGATCGTCGCCGCCGGAGGCGGGGCCGGAACCGGGGACCCCCACGACTTCGCGGTGGTCCGGTACAACACCGACGGCAGCCTGGACAGCACCTTCAGCGGCGACGGCAAGGTGACGACCGACGTGGGCCCGTTCTACGAGGACGACTGGGAGCAGGGCCAGGCCCTCGTCATCCAGCCCGACGGAAAGCTCGTCGTGGCCGGCGTCACGGAGGACGGCACCGCGCGCGGTGTGATCCGTTACGAGGTCTCGGGAACCACCCCGCCCCCGGCGACCGCGGACCTGCTGGTGACGAAGACGGGCACCCCCGCCACGGTCGCCCTGGGTGACACGGTGACCTACACCGTGAAGGTGACCAACAAGTCCGCGTCGACCGCGACGGCGACCGGGGTCCAGCTGACCGACTCCCTCACCGGCACCGGTAACGGCACGATCCTCTCCGCCACCACCAGCCAGGGCAGCTGCACCAACACCCCGTCCCAGGCCACCTGCGCCCTCGGCAGCCTCGCCCCCAACACCACGGCCACGGTGACGATCACCGCCGAGCCCTCACGCGTGGGCGCCCTCACCGACACGGCGACGGCGAGCGCCACCCAGAGCGACCCGGTCCCCGCGGACAACACGGCGAGCGCCGCCACCACCGTCAACAACACCCGCGGCTGCACGATCACCGGCACCAGCGGCAACGACACGATCAACGGCACGTTCTCCAACGAGGTCATCTGCGCCCTCAGCGGCAACGACACCGTCAACGCGGGCTTCGGCAACGACACCGTTCACGCCGGACCCGGCAACGACCGCGTCGACGGGGGCTACGGAGACGACACCCTGTTCGGCGGCCCCGGGAGCGACAACCTGATCGGCAACTTCGGCAACGACCGCCTCAACACCGTCGACGGCGTCCCCGCCAACGACACCGCGAACGGCGGCTACAACACCGACACGTGCACCACGGACACGGGCGACACCAGGGTCAGCTGCCCCTGA
- a CDS encoding ATP-binding protein translates to MRRRLINSTLAVVLVVIAVFGVSLVIVETRTITSSAQDRIEYEAQRLVGIVEANVLERKQVAPTALADQLDVGHHATITIPGQPPVEVGDRIDEDVIRGTARGEQGEIVVVEEAHSTVTKEVGRTLVVVGAVALLAVVAAVLLAVRQANRLASPLTDLAETAERLGSGDPRPRHKRYGVPELDRVADVLDSSAERIGRMLTAERRLAADASHQLRTPLTALSMRLEEITVTDDLETVREEATIALTQVERLTDVVQRLLTNSRDPRTGSAVPFDLDEVVKQQVEEWRPAYRSAGRAIVRSGKQGVRAVGTPGAVAQVLATLVENALMHGGGTVALRTRVIGNQAVLEVTDEGPGVPPDLGNRIFERAISGRNSTGIGLAVARDLAEADGGRLELLQAQPPVFALFLSRTAPERSEPEKTVR, encoded by the coding sequence ATGCGCCGCCGTCTGATCAACTCCACGCTCGCCGTCGTACTCGTCGTGATCGCCGTCTTCGGCGTCTCCCTGGTGATCGTGGAGACCCGGACCATCACCAGCAGCGCCCAGGACCGCATCGAGTACGAGGCGCAGCGACTGGTGGGCATCGTCGAGGCGAACGTCCTGGAGAGGAAGCAGGTCGCCCCGACGGCCCTCGCCGACCAGCTGGACGTCGGCCACCACGCCACGATCACCATCCCCGGGCAGCCCCCGGTGGAGGTCGGCGACCGGATCGACGAAGACGTCATCCGCGGCACCGCGCGCGGCGAGCAGGGCGAGATCGTGGTCGTCGAGGAAGCCCACTCCACCGTCACCAAGGAGGTCGGGCGGACCCTCGTGGTGGTCGGCGCCGTCGCGCTGCTGGCCGTCGTGGCGGCCGTACTGCTCGCCGTACGGCAGGCGAACCGGCTGGCCTCCCCGCTCACCGACCTCGCCGAGACCGCCGAGCGCCTCGGATCGGGAGACCCGCGGCCCCGGCACAAGCGGTACGGGGTCCCCGAGCTGGACCGGGTCGCGGACGTACTGGACTCCAGCGCCGAACGGATCGGGCGGATGCTGACCGCCGAGCGGCGCCTGGCCGCGGACGCCTCCCACCAGCTGCGCACCCCGCTCACCGCGCTGTCGATGCGGCTGGAGGAGATCACGGTCACCGACGACCTGGAGACCGTGCGCGAAGAGGCGACCATCGCCCTCACCCAGGTGGAGCGGCTCACGGACGTGGTCCAGCGCCTCCTGACGAACTCGCGGGACCCGCGGACCGGCTCGGCGGTCCCCTTCGACCTCGACGAGGTCGTCAAGCAGCAGGTGGAGGAGTGGCGCCCCGCCTACCGCAGCGCCGGCCGCGCCATCGTGCGCTCCGGCAAGCAGGGCGTGCGGGCCGTCGGCACCCCGGGCGCGGTCGCCCAGGTCCTGGCGACCCTGGTGGAGAACGCACTGATGCACGGCGGCGGCACCGTCGCCCTGCGCACCCGGGTGATCGGGAACCAGGCGGTGCTGGAGGTCACGGACGAGGGGCCGGGAGTCCCGCCGGACCTCGGCAACCGGATCTTCGAGCGGGCCATCAGCGGCCGCAACTCCACCGGCATCGGCCTGGCCGTGGCCCGGGACCTCGCCGAGGCGGACGGCGGGCGCCTCGAGCTGCTCCAGGCGCAGCCGCCGGTCTTCGCGCTGTTCCTGAGCCGGACGGCCCCGGAGCGCAGCGAACCGGAGAAGACGGTCCGCTAG
- a CDS encoding UDP-glucose dehydrogenase family protein yields MAPLRITVIGTGYLGATHAAAMAELGFEVLGLDVVPEKIEMLASGRVPMYEPGLEELLSSHVAGLPGSTGRLRFTTSWEEVGEFGDVHFVCVNTPQKHGEYACDMSYVDSAMASLAPHLTRPVLVVGKSTVPVGSAQRLAAKLAELAPAGAEVELAWNPEFLREGFAVQDTLHPDRIVIGVQGERGEKLLREVYETPMSEGTPLVVTDFPTAELVKTAANSFLATKISFINAMAEVCEAAGGDVVKLAEAIGYDDRIGAKFLRAGIGFGGGCLPKDIRAFMARAGELGADQALTFLREVDSINMRRRGHMVELARDAVGGSFLGKRVAVLGATFKPDSDDVRDSPALNVAGQIHLQGGQVTVYDPKGMDNARRVFPTLGYADSALEAARGAEVVLHLTEWREFRDLDPAELGGVVTDRLLLDGRNALDPAVWRAAGWTYRAMGRPRA; encoded by the coding sequence ATGGCCCCCCTCAGGATCACTGTGATCGGCACCGGATACCTCGGCGCGACGCACGCCGCGGCGATGGCGGAGCTGGGGTTCGAGGTGCTGGGGCTGGACGTGGTGCCCGAGAAGATCGAGATGCTGGCGTCGGGCCGGGTGCCGATGTACGAGCCCGGGCTGGAGGAGCTGCTGTCCTCGCACGTGGCCGGGCTGCCGGGCTCCACGGGGCGGCTGCGGTTCACGACCTCGTGGGAGGAGGTCGGGGAATTCGGCGACGTGCACTTCGTGTGCGTGAACACTCCGCAGAAGCACGGCGAGTACGCGTGTGACATGTCCTACGTCGACTCCGCGATGGCCTCGCTGGCCCCGCACCTGACGCGGCCGGTGCTGGTGGTCGGCAAGTCCACCGTGCCGGTGGGCTCGGCGCAGCGGCTGGCCGCGAAGCTCGCGGAGCTGGCGCCGGCGGGCGCGGAGGTGGAGCTGGCCTGGAACCCGGAGTTCCTGCGGGAGGGCTTCGCGGTGCAGGACACCCTGCACCCCGACCGGATCGTGATCGGCGTACAGGGCGAGCGCGGCGAGAAGCTGCTGCGGGAGGTGTACGAGACGCCGATGTCGGAGGGAACCCCGCTGGTGGTCACCGACTTCCCGACCGCCGAGCTGGTGAAGACCGCCGCGAACTCCTTCCTGGCCACCAAGATCTCCTTCATCAACGCGATGGCGGAGGTGTGCGAGGCCGCGGGCGGTGACGTGGTCAAGCTGGCGGAGGCCATCGGCTACGACGACCGGATCGGCGCGAAGTTCCTGCGGGCCGGGATCGGCTTCGGCGGCGGCTGCCTGCCGAAGGACATCCGGGCCTTCATGGCCCGCGCTGGCGAGCTGGGCGCGGACCAGGCGCTGACCTTCCTGCGGGAGGTCGACTCGATCAACATGCGGCGCCGCGGGCACATGGTGGAGCTGGCCCGCGACGCCGTCGGCGGCTCGTTCCTCGGCAAGCGGGTCGCGGTGCTCGGAGCCACCTTCAAGCCGGACTCCGACGACGTCCGCGACTCGCCCGCGCTGAACGTGGCCGGGCAGATCCACCTCCAGGGCGGCCAGGTCACCGTCTACGACCCCAAGGGCATGGACAACGCCCGGCGCGTGTTCCCGACGCTGGGGTACGCGGACTCCGCGCTGGAGGCGGCCCGGGGGGCGGAGGTCGTCCTCCACCTCACCGAGTGGCGCGAGTTCCGCGACCTGGATCCGGCGGAGCTGGGGGGCGTCGTCACGGACCGCCTCTTGCTGGACGGCCGCAATGCGCTTGACCCGGCCGTCTGGCGTGCGGCTGGCTGGACCTACCGGGCCATGGGCCGCCCGCGGGCCTGA
- a CDS encoding acyl-CoA dehydrogenase family protein has translation MAGSADFDLYRPAEEHDMLRESVRSLAEAKILPFAAAVDEESRFPQEALDALVASDLHAVHVPETYGGAGADALATVIVIEEVARVCASSSLIPAVNKLGSLPVILSGSEELKAKYLGPLAKGDAMFSYALSEPDAGSDAAGMKTRAVRDGDFWVLNGVKRWITNAGVSEYYTVMAVTDPEKRSKGISAFVVEKSDEGVSFGAPEKKLGIKGSPTREVYLDNVRIPADRMIGAEGTGFATAMKTLDHTRITIAAQALGIAQGALDYAKGYVQERKQFGKPIGDFQGVQFMLADMAMKIEAARQLTYAAAAKSERVSAGGDKEDLTFFGAAAKCFASDVAMEVTTDAVQLLGGYGYTRDYPVERMMRDAKITQIYEGTNQVQRIVMARNLP, from the coding sequence TTGGCGGGTTCTGCCGACTTCGACCTGTACCGCCCGGCCGAGGAGCACGACATGCTCCGCGAGTCGGTCCGCTCGCTCGCCGAGGCGAAGATCCTGCCGTTCGCCGCCGCGGTCGACGAGGAGTCCCGCTTCCCGCAGGAGGCCCTCGACGCCCTGGTCGCCAGCGACCTGCACGCCGTCCACGTGCCCGAGACCTACGGCGGCGCGGGCGCCGACGCCCTCGCCACCGTGATCGTGATCGAGGAAGTGGCCCGCGTCTGCGCCTCCTCCTCCCTCATCCCGGCCGTGAACAAGCTCGGCTCGCTCCCGGTGATCCTCTCCGGTTCCGAGGAGCTCAAGGCCAAGTACCTCGGCCCGCTGGCCAAGGGCGACGCGATGTTCTCGTACGCGCTCTCCGAGCCGGACGCGGGCTCCGACGCCGCCGGCATGAAGACCCGCGCCGTGCGCGACGGGGACTTCTGGGTGCTCAACGGCGTCAAGCGCTGGATCACCAACGCGGGCGTCTCCGAGTACTACACGGTGATGGCCGTCACCGACCCGGAGAAGCGCTCCAAGGGCATCTCCGCCTTCGTGGTCGAGAAGTCGGACGAGGGCGTCTCCTTCGGTGCGCCCGAGAAGAAGCTCGGCATCAAGGGCTCCCCGACGCGCGAGGTCTACCTCGACAACGTCCGCATCCCGGCGGACCGCATGATCGGCGCCGAGGGCACCGGATTCGCCACCGCGATGAAGACCCTCGACCACACCCGCATCACGATCGCCGCCCAGGCGCTCGGCATCGCGCAGGGCGCCCTGGACTACGCCAAGGGCTACGTCCAGGAGCGCAAGCAGTTCGGCAAGCCGATCGGCGACTTCCAGGGCGTGCAGTTCATGCTCGCGGACATGGCCATGAAGATCGAGGCCGCCCGCCAGCTGACGTACGCGGCGGCCGCCAAGTCGGAGCGCGTTTCCGCCGGTGGCGACAAGGAAGACCTCACCTTCTTCGGCGCCGCGGCCAAGTGCTTCGCCTCCGACGTGGCCATGGAGGTCACCACCGACGCCGTCCAGCTCCTCGGCGGCTACGGCTACACCCGTGACTACCCGGTGGAGCGCATGATGCGCGACGCGAAGATCACGCAGATCTACGAAGGCACGAACCAGGTCCAGCGGATCGTCATGGCCCGCAACCTGCCGTAA
- a CDS encoding dipeptidase — protein MADLQDEPHSVGIGAEDLPAPTALAGALERAAALLSVHPVADGCNTLVWTLRQSPYHDIDTPDAGIDTDIPRLRAGGVGAQFWSLLTPREAAAVDQVVSDTLEQIDVALALLRRYPDSLCLALTADDMADARNRGRIACFLGPVPGRTLTDSLSALHAFHALGVRIFAPAGAPWAQHDLTAFGHEVVQEANRLGIVLDLTGCPPTAARQLAAASKAPVIVSNTAAAVLNPHPGNVTDEVLLALREANGLAMVTFDADRTGDSLHAVADHIDHVRAVAGPECVGLGAAFGSEPGSPRPSGLTDPSGYPRLIAELLDRGWPEADLALLTWGNAQRVLRDAEFTSRAAQHRRPPA, from the coding sequence ATGGCCGACCTGCAGGATGAACCCCACTCCGTGGGCATCGGGGCGGAAGACCTTCCCGCCCCCACAGCATTGGCCGGCGCCCTCGAACGGGCTGCCGCGCTGCTGTCCGTGCATCCCGTCGCGGACGGGTGCAACACGCTCGTCTGGACCCTGCGCCAGAGCCCGTACCACGACATCGACACCCCCGACGCCGGAATCGACACCGACATTCCGCGGCTGCGCGCCGGGGGAGTGGGTGCCCAGTTCTGGTCGCTGCTCACCCCGCGCGAGGCCGCGGCCGTCGATCAGGTGGTGTCCGACACCCTGGAACAGATCGACGTGGCGCTGGCCCTGCTGCGCCGCTACCCCGACAGCCTGTGCCTCGCGCTGACCGCCGACGACATGGCGGACGCCCGCAACCGAGGCCGCATCGCCTGCTTCCTCGGGCCCGTGCCCGGCCGTACGCTGACCGATTCGCTGAGCGCGCTGCACGCGTTCCACGCGCTGGGCGTACGGATCTTCGCGCCCGCGGGAGCGCCCTGGGCCCAGCACGACCTGACGGCCTTCGGGCACGAGGTGGTCCAGGAGGCGAACAGGCTGGGCATCGTGCTGGACCTGACCGGGTGCCCGCCGACGGCGGCCCGCCAGCTCGCGGCCGCCTCGAAGGCCCCGGTGATCGTCTCCAACACGGCCGCCGCCGTCCTGAACCCGCATCCGGGGAACGTCACCGACGAGGTCCTGCTGGCGCTGCGGGAGGCAAACGGCCTGGCGATGGTCACCTTCGACGCCGACCGGACCGGGGACTCCCTGCACGCGGTGGCGGACCACATCGACCACGTACGGGCCGTCGCGGGCCCGGAGTGCGTCGGCCTCGGGGCCGCCTTCGGCTCCGAGCCGGGCAGTCCCCGCCCGTCGGGCCTGACCGACCCCTCGGGCTACCCCCGCCTGATCGCGGAACTCCTGGACCGCGGCTGGCCCGAAGCCGACCTGGCCCTGCTGACCTGGGGCAACGCCCAACGAGTCCTCCGCGACGCGGAATTCACCTCCCGCGCCGCCCAACACCGCCGCCCGCCTGCTTGA
- the purE gene encoding 5-(carboxyamino)imidazole ribonucleotide mutase, with translation MSTSAAAPVIGIVMGSDSDWPVMEAAAQALDEFEIPYEVDVVSAHRMPREMVEYGERAADRGLKAIIAGAGGAAHLPGMLASVTPLPVIGVPVPLKYLDGMDSLLSIVQMPAGVPVATVSVAGARNAGLLAVRMLAAHDKELLGRMREFQQELNDQATEKGRRLRTKIAGAGSFGFGK, from the coding sequence ATGAGCACCTCCGCCGCAGCCCCCGTCATCGGCATCGTCATGGGCTCCGACTCGGACTGGCCCGTCATGGAGGCCGCCGCCCAGGCCCTCGACGAGTTCGAGATCCCCTACGAGGTCGACGTCGTCTCCGCGCACCGGATGCCGCGCGAGATGGTCGAGTACGGCGAGCGGGCCGCCGACCGCGGCCTCAAGGCGATCATCGCGGGCGCCGGCGGGGCCGCCCACCTGCCCGGCATGCTCGCCTCGGTCACCCCGCTGCCGGTCATCGGCGTCCCGGTCCCGCTGAAGTACCTCGACGGCATGGACTCGCTGCTGTCGATCGTGCAGATGCCCGCCGGGGTTCCCGTCGCCACCGTCTCGGTCGCCGGGGCGCGCAACGCCGGCCTGCTGGCCGTACGGATGCTGGCCGCGCACGACAAGGAGCTGCTGGGCCGCATGCGCGAGTTCCAGCAGGAGCTCAACGACCAGGCCACCGAGAAGGGCAGGCGGCTGCGTACGAAGATCGCGGGCGCGGGGTCCTTCGGATTCGGCAAGTGA